A single window of Acinetobacter wuhouensis DNA harbors:
- a CDS encoding MFS transporter, giving the protein MQYIDVQKTVDEAKLNKFHLKVLFWCFLIIVIDGYDIAVAGAAIPSIMEQMNVTASTAGFMASSALFGMMFGAIFFGGLSEKIGRRWTISICVFLFSVFTAAAGLCKDPVSFSVLRFIAGLGIGGVMPNIVAHMTEYAPKKIRSLMTTMMFSGYAVGGILAAALGKQFIVEYGWQIVFFAAGVPVFIIPFILKFLPESMTYLEKKKDMAQLNEIIQKIEPSLVINNSTTLKFPEAVKVESVPVAQLFSDGRLLSSVMFWVAFFTGLFMIYSLSTWLTKLMALSGYSLGSALSFVIALNVGAVIGCAVGGWLADRFHIKWVLVTMYFLGGVFLYMMTFDNSQTALYFIIAAVGACSTGAQIVAYAYCGQFYPSNIRSTGIGMAGGIGRLGAIMAPLIIGYIVALNLPLEQNFMVIAAAGILGAVGLAFINHDKAAA; this is encoded by the coding sequence ATGCAGTACATTGATGTACAGAAAACGGTTGATGAAGCCAAGCTCAATAAATTTCATCTCAAAGTTTTATTTTGGTGTTTTTTAATTATCGTCATTGATGGTTATGACATTGCTGTGGCTGGGGCTGCGATTCCTTCCATCATGGAACAAATGAACGTTACTGCATCTACTGCAGGCTTTATGGCAAGCTCTGCGCTGTTTGGTATGATGTTTGGTGCGATTTTCTTTGGCGGATTATCGGAAAAAATTGGTCGTCGTTGGACGATTTCAATCTGTGTATTCTTATTCAGTGTTTTCACTGCTGCAGCAGGTTTGTGCAAAGATCCAGTCAGCTTTAGCGTATTGCGCTTTATTGCAGGTCTAGGGATCGGTGGCGTGATGCCCAATATTGTCGCACACATGACAGAATATGCGCCGAAGAAAATTCGTAGCTTAATGACCACCATGATGTTCTCTGGCTATGCAGTTGGCGGTATTTTAGCGGCAGCTTTGGGTAAGCAATTTATTGTCGAATATGGCTGGCAAATTGTATTTTTTGCCGCGGGTGTTCCAGTCTTTATTATTCCTTTCATTTTAAAATTTCTTCCTGAATCTATGACCTATTTAGAGAAGAAAAAAGATATGGCTCAACTCAATGAGATTATTCAAAAAATTGAGCCGAGTTTAGTCATCAACAATTCTACGACGCTTAAATTCCCAGAGGCAGTGAAAGTTGAATCTGTTCCAGTTGCGCAACTATTTAGTGATGGTCGTTTACTGAGTTCCGTGATGTTTTGGGTGGCATTCTTCACTGGTTTATTCATGATTTATTCGCTCAGTACATGGCTCACTAAACTCATGGCTTTATCTGGTTATAGCTTAGGTTCTGCACTGAGCTTCGTCATCGCACTGAATGTTGGCGCTGTGATAGGTTGTGCGGTTGGTGGTTGGTTGGCGGATCGCTTCCATATCAAATGGGTATTGGTCACAATGTACTTCTTAGGTGGCGTGTTCTTATACATGATGACCTTTGATAACTCTCAAACTGCTCTGTACTTTATTATTGCGGCTGTGGGTGCATGTTCTACTGGTGCTCAAATTGTCGCTTATGCCTATTGTGGACAATTCTATCCAAGCAATATTCGTTCGACTGGTATTGGTATGGCGGGTGGTATTGGTCGCTTAGGTGCAATCATGGCACCACTCATCATCGGCTATATCGTTGCGCTTAATTTACCTTTAGAACAAAACTTTATGGTCATTGCTGCGGCGGGAATCTTGGGTGCAGTAGGTTTAGCATTTATTAATCACGATAAAGCGGCTGCTTAG
- a CDS encoding DUF2797 domain-containing protein, giving the protein MELQGICHKMHAGLRDLSLTDQQTHKANVEYKFILDRSEIELPFSLGQEIELEATGNIYCVSCGAKTPKSYSQGHCFKCMKTKASCDMCIMKPETCHYHLGTCREESFAQEVCFQPHIVYLANSSALKVGITRLGQMPTRWLDQGATQALPIMKVGSRRLSGQLEVMFGTQVADKTDWRKLLKGEADPIDLITIRDELLTEFEPQIELIRDEFSMSLDFNENVEILENELPREFVYPVDLYPEKIKSHNLDKTPIIRGKLQGIKGQYLIMDTGVINIRKYTGYELKLRAE; this is encoded by the coding sequence ATGGAACTACAAGGCATTTGCCATAAAATGCATGCAGGTCTTAGAGACCTTAGTTTAACTGATCAGCAAACACATAAGGCAAATGTTGAATATAAATTTATTTTAGATCGTTCAGAAATCGAGCTTCCATTTAGTTTAGGGCAAGAAATTGAACTTGAAGCAACTGGGAATATTTATTGTGTATCGTGTGGTGCTAAAACCCCAAAATCTTATTCACAAGGTCACTGCTTTAAATGCATGAAAACCAAGGCTTCTTGCGATATGTGCATCATGAAACCTGAAACATGTCATTATCATTTAGGTACATGTCGTGAAGAAAGTTTTGCGCAAGAAGTTTGTTTTCAACCACATATTGTTTATTTGGCAAATTCAAGTGCCTTAAAAGTAGGAATCACACGTTTAGGGCAAATGCCGACACGTTGGCTAGACCAAGGCGCAACCCAAGCTCTACCGATCATGAAAGTTGGTTCACGCCGTCTTTCAGGTCAACTTGAGGTCATGTTCGGTACACAAGTGGCTGATAAAACTGATTGGCGTAAATTACTGAAAGGTGAGGCTGATCCAATTGATTTAATTACCATTCGAGATGAATTATTGACTGAGTTTGAACCACAAATTGAATTAATTCGTGATGAATTCAGTATGAGTTTGGATTTCAATGAAAATGTTGAAATTCTAGAAAATGAACTCCCTCGTGAATTTGTCTACCCTGTTGATCTTTATCCTGAAAAAATCAAATCACATAATTTGGATAAGACCCCGATTATTCGAGGCAAGCTACAAGGGATTAAAGGTCAATATCTGATCATGGATACAGGTGTGATTAATATCCGTAAATATACAGGTTATGAGCTAAAGCTTCGTGCAGAATAA
- a CDS encoding phospholipase A, whose amino-acid sequence MTFKNFERTPLNLSISMMLSFGLVGTAQAEDSNQVAPASTQACVALESSSDRLACYDKLFKTTTAPTPVLVSEQRAAQDIEVAKVEPTTLKEKISQKAEILFAVHGDKINPNSSLLDRRWELAQDSKLGTWNIRAHQPVYLLPAFWTSEKNELPHSPNPDNTETEQQNLKSMEAKFQISLKTKAAENLFGSNGDVWLGYTQSSRWQVYNSEESRPFRETNYEPEASLMFHTNYNVLGLNGRLFGVTLNHQSNGRSDPLSRSWNRVIFNLGFEKDNFALMLRPWYRIEEDFKDDNNPDIKNYIGRGDLTAFYRWKENEFSLMLRHSLKGGDDSHGAAQFDWAFPIKGNLRGHFQLFDGYGESLIDYNHRATYVGLGVSLMNWY is encoded by the coding sequence ATGACGTTCAAAAATTTTGAACGTACACCATTAAATCTGAGCATCTCGATGATGCTCAGTTTTGGTTTAGTGGGTACAGCTCAAGCTGAAGATAGCAATCAAGTTGCACCTGCAAGTACGCAAGCATGTGTTGCTCTAGAGTCGAGTTCGGATCGTTTAGCATGTTATGACAAGCTATTTAAAACAACGACGGCACCTACACCTGTACTTGTATCAGAACAACGTGCAGCACAAGATATAGAAGTCGCCAAAGTTGAACCGACGACATTAAAAGAAAAAATTAGCCAAAAAGCAGAAATTCTTTTCGCAGTACACGGTGATAAAATTAATCCAAATAGTTCTTTATTGGATCGACGTTGGGAGTTGGCGCAAGACAGTAAATTGGGTACATGGAATATTCGTGCACATCAACCTGTTTATTTGCTTCCTGCATTTTGGACGAGTGAAAAGAATGAATTACCACATAGTCCAAATCCAGACAATACAGAGACAGAACAGCAAAATTTAAAGTCGATGGAAGCAAAATTCCAAATATCTTTGAAAACTAAGGCTGCTGAGAATCTGTTTGGAAGTAATGGTGATGTATGGTTAGGCTATACACAGTCTTCTCGTTGGCAGGTATACAATAGTGAGGAATCAAGACCATTTCGTGAAACCAACTATGAGCCTGAAGCCAGTTTAATGTTCCATACCAATTATAATGTATTGGGTTTAAATGGTCGCTTATTTGGTGTGACTTTGAATCACCAATCCAATGGTCGTTCAGATCCATTATCACGTAGTTGGAACCGTGTGATTTTTAATCTGGGTTTTGAAAAAGATAATTTTGCTTTGATGCTACGTCCTTGGTATCGCATCGAAGAAGATTTTAAAGACGATAATAACCCTGATATTAAGAATTATATCGGTCGTGGTGATTTAACTGCATTTTATCGTTGGAAAGAAAATGAGTTTTCTTTAATGCTGCGCCATTCTTTAAAAGGCGGTGACGATTCTCATGGTGCGGCTCAGTTTGATTGGGCATTTCCAATTAAAGGCAACTTACGTGGTCATTTCCAATTGTTTGATGGTTATGGTGAAAGCTTGATTGATTACAATCACCGTGCGACCTATGTGGGACTCGGTGTATCGTTAATGAATTGGTATTAA
- a CDS encoding DUF6231 family protein — MAEQNVITSMLDDLSQEQPIQTALCIGQNLAQYNTNHSIQWFHFNASELLNLPFTQRYDLGFVLLDTDEMSNVSESQKSQLLVKLRDLFAKRIVVTCKLDDEQLLRALGFTQLIDKTSHENDFALWQFNILTYKHVPDWFNSKFWANPENWNKFRW; from the coding sequence ATGGCTGAGCAAAATGTCATCACTTCTATGCTAGACGATTTATCGCAAGAACAGCCAATTCAAACTGCATTGTGTATTGGGCAAAATTTAGCGCAATACAATACAAATCATTCAATTCAATGGTTTCATTTTAACGCATCTGAGCTTTTAAATCTGCCTTTTACTCAGCGATATGATTTGGGATTTGTGTTATTGGATACAGATGAAATGTCAAATGTATCAGAATCACAGAAATCACAACTCCTAGTGAAACTGCGTGATTTATTTGCAAAACGAATAGTGGTGACATGCAAGCTTGATGATGAACAATTATTACGTGCATTGGGTTTTACGCAATTGATTGATAAAACTTCGCATGAAAATGATTTTGCACTCTGGCAATTTAATATTTTGACTTATAAGCATGTGCCAGATTGGTTTAATTCTAAGTTTTGGGCAAACCCTGAAAACTGGAATAAATTCCGTTGGTAA
- a CDS encoding alpha-hydroxy acid oxidase, which produces MDKLQKITCVADMQEIYHRRVPKMFVDYCDSGSWTEQTWRQNSEDFKKYLFRQKVLVDMDNRSVATKMLDQQVAMPVALAPTGLIGMQHADGEILAAKAAEKFGIPYIMSTMSICSIEDVAAATTKPFWFQLYMMKDREFMKQLIQRAKQAKCSALVLTADLQIMGQRHKDIKNGLSAPPKLTLGNLINMCTKPTWCLGMLSTKRHSFGNIVGHVEGISNTGSLSAWTTEQFDMQLSWKDVEWVKQQWGGKLIIKGIMEVDDAISAVHAGADAIVVSNHGGRQLDSAPSTISVLEEIVLAVGEQTEVYIDSGIRTGQDVLKAIALGAKGCLIGRAFIYGLGAHGEQGVFRVLEILKKELDLSMAFCGKVNIQDVDKSILR; this is translated from the coding sequence ATGGATAAATTACAAAAAATCACCTGCGTTGCAGACATGCAGGAAATTTATCACCGACGCGTTCCTAAAATGTTTGTAGATTATTGTGATTCAGGTTCTTGGACTGAGCAAACTTGGCGACAAAATTCGGAAGACTTTAAAAAATATTTATTCCGCCAGAAAGTTTTGGTCGATATGGATAACCGCTCTGTTGCAACAAAGATGCTAGACCAACAGGTGGCAATGCCTGTTGCACTTGCACCGACTGGCTTGATCGGTATGCAACATGCGGATGGTGAGATCCTAGCTGCAAAAGCTGCTGAAAAGTTCGGTATTCCTTACATCATGTCAACCATGAGCATCTGCTCAATCGAGGATGTTGCAGCAGCGACAACCAAACCATTTTGGTTTCAACTCTACATGATGAAAGATCGTGAGTTTATGAAACAACTGATTCAGCGTGCAAAACAAGCAAAATGTTCTGCGCTTGTATTGACCGCAGATTTACAGATCATGGGGCAACGTCATAAAGATATTAAAAATGGATTATCTGCACCACCTAAATTAACTCTTGGCAATCTCATTAACATGTGCACTAAACCCACTTGGTGTTTAGGCATGCTTAGTACAAAACGACACAGTTTTGGCAATATCGTGGGGCATGTTGAAGGCATCAGCAATACAGGTTCATTGTCCGCATGGACAACCGAACAGTTTGACATGCAACTCAGTTGGAAAGATGTGGAATGGGTTAAACAACAATGGGGCGGCAAACTGATTATCAAAGGTATCATGGAAGTTGACGATGCAATTTCTGCTGTACACGCAGGTGCAGATGCAATTGTGGTGTCCAATCATGGTGGTCGTCAATTAGACAGCGCTCCTTCAACCATTTCCGTTTTAGAAGAAATTGTCCTCGCTGTCGGTGAGCAAACTGAAGTTTATATCGACAGTGGTATTCGCACTGGACAAGATGTTTTAAAAGCCATTGCTTTAGGTGCCAAAGGTTGCCTGATTGGTCGTGCTTTTATATATGGTTTGGGTGCACATGGTGAGCAAGGTGTTTTTCGCGTTCTGGAAATTTTAAAGAAAGAACTTGACCTCAGTATGGCCTTTTGTGGCAAGGTCAATATTCAAGATGTTGACAAAAGCATTTTAAGATAA
- a CDS encoding ABC transporter ATP-binding protein, with protein MLQWFEKRVDPYPSKGLNEPLPTKFFPFVWQAATGVKRYLLILILFTAATASFEALFFSQIGHLVDWLTQSKPENFLQNHRENLIILTSILFANIFFASMQSIVRHQILYSSFPMRLRWRFHNLLLRQGLDFFHNDFAGRLSAKVMQTALAVREFWVILGDIVTYVIIYFITISVVLGAVSPILLIPLLLWFALFILAAWYFIPKLGKISKEQADARAVMTGRVTDAYTNIQTVKLFAHAGRESQYAKESMQDFMRTVFKQMRLGTSYEICINLLTIVLFVGVLGTAVYLWLQGQAAIGVIAATTAMILKLNSMAEFMMWQTSQLFENVGTIQDGMQTLGRPINIQDKEDAKPLVVSQGNIQFDNVTFAYNSKNVIDHFNLNIKAGEKIGIVGRSGAGKSTLIQLLLHFYTINSGKISIDQQNIENVTQDSLRKSIALVTQDTSLLHRTVAENIKYGRPDATDEEMLEAVRKAKADEFIPQLSDLRGRTGFDAYVGERGVKLSGGQRQRIAIARVFLKDAPILILDEATSALDSEVEAAIQSSLDELMENKTVIAIAHRLSTIAQMDRLIVLDQGHIAEQGTHEELIAQNGIYAQLWQRQTGGFLVEPELKKAESDEEDEAPIK; from the coding sequence TTGCTACAGTGGTTTGAAAAACGCGTCGATCCCTATCCATCGAAAGGTTTAAATGAACCATTACCAACTAAATTCTTCCCTTTTGTCTGGCAAGCTGCGACTGGGGTCAAACGTTATTTACTAATTTTAATCTTATTTACAGCAGCTACTGCAAGTTTTGAGGCTCTATTTTTCTCACAAATTGGTCATTTAGTGGATTGGCTAACCCAATCAAAACCAGAGAATTTCCTCCAAAACCATCGTGAAAATTTAATCATACTCACCAGTATATTATTCGCCAATATTTTCTTTGCGAGTATGCAATCAATCGTTCGTCATCAGATTTTATACAGTAGTTTCCCAATGCGTCTGCGTTGGAGATTCCACAACTTATTGCTTAGACAAGGCTTAGACTTCTTCCATAATGATTTTGCAGGACGTTTGTCTGCCAAAGTGATGCAAACAGCACTTGCTGTACGTGAGTTTTGGGTAATACTCGGTGATATTGTTACTTACGTAATCATTTACTTTATTACAATCAGCGTCGTACTTGGTGCGGTATCCCCTATTCTTCTCATCCCACTGTTACTCTGGTTTGCACTTTTTATTCTCGCTGCGTGGTACTTTATTCCTAAACTAGGGAAAATCTCGAAGGAGCAAGCAGATGCACGCGCAGTAATGACTGGACGTGTAACCGACGCCTATACCAACATTCAAACTGTAAAGTTGTTCGCACATGCAGGTCGTGAAAGCCAGTATGCCAAAGAGTCTATGCAAGATTTTATGCGCACGGTGTTCAAGCAGATGCGCTTAGGCACATCTTATGAAATTTGCATTAACCTACTTACTATCGTGCTTTTTGTAGGCGTTTTAGGTACAGCAGTTTATCTATGGCTACAAGGTCAAGCGGCAATTGGTGTGATTGCAGCAACCACGGCAATGATTTTAAAACTCAACAGTATGGCTGAGTTTATGATGTGGCAAACATCTCAATTATTTGAAAATGTCGGCACAATTCAAGATGGTATGCAAACACTTGGTCGTCCGATTAATATTCAAGACAAAGAAGATGCTAAACCACTGGTAGTTTCTCAAGGAAACATTCAATTTGATAATGTGACTTTTGCCTATAACAGCAAAAATGTGATTGATCATTTTAATTTAAACATTAAAGCGGGTGAAAAAATCGGGATTGTCGGGCGCTCAGGTGCAGGTAAATCAACGCTCATTCAATTGCTATTGCATTTCTACACCATCAATTCTGGAAAAATCAGCATTGATCAGCAGAATATTGAAAATGTCACGCAAGACAGTTTAAGAAAAAGTATAGCCCTCGTGACTCAAGATACGTCTTTACTGCATCGTACTGTGGCTGAAAACATTAAATACGGTCGTCCAGATGCCACTGATGAAGAAATGTTAGAAGCTGTACGCAAAGCCAAAGCAGATGAGTTTATTCCTCAACTGTCTGACTTACGTGGTCGCACTGGCTTTGATGCTTATGTGGGCGAACGTGGTGTTAAACTCTCAGGTGGTCAACGTCAACGTATTGCCATTGCCCGTGTATTTTTAAAAGATGCACCAATTTTAATTTTAGATGAAGCAACCAGTGCGCTCGATTCTGAAGTTGAAGCAGCGATTCAATCGAGCTTAGATGAGTTAATGGAAAACAAAACCGTCATTGCGATTGCACATCGACTTTCAACCATTGCGCAAATGGATCGTCTTATTGTGTTAGATCAAGGGCATATTGCTGAACAAGGTACACATGAGGAATTGATCGCACAGAATGGTATTTATGCACAATTATGGCAACGACAAACGGGGGGCTTTTTGGTTGAACCTGAACTTAAAAAAGCTGAATCTGATGAGGAAGATGAAGCACCCATAAAATAA
- the lpxB gene encoding lipid-A-disaccharide synthase produces the protein MQNRKLKIGIVVGEVSGDTLGAKLIRSFREQGIDVEFEGIGGPQMIAEGFNSFYPMDILSVMGIVEVLKDLKKLFAVRDGLVEKWTENPVDIFIGIDAPDFNLRLSKSLKQKNLPIKTVQYVSPSVWAWRQGRVHGIKASIDLVLCLFPFEKAFYKKFDVAAAFVGHPLASALPLQNPILDAKQELGLDLSQKHIALLPGSRRGEIERLGPLVLNAAQIIHKKYPDYQFLIPAINDLRKQQIEELLKQYPSDLVSNIHLLENTDKESKIGRQVMNAANIVALASGTATLEALLLHRPMVTFYKLNWLTYVIAKLLVKIPYYSLPNIIAGKKAIQELIQSDATPENLANEIEKLMNQETAQIQVMQLITMHKKLLAGNSEDPVQAILGILN, from the coding sequence TTGCAAAATCGAAAACTTAAAATTGGAATTGTGGTGGGTGAAGTATCTGGAGATACTTTAGGCGCTAAACTGATCCGTAGTTTTCGTGAACAAGGTATTGATGTTGAGTTTGAAGGCATCGGTGGCCCTCAGATGATCGCGGAAGGTTTTAATAGTTTTTATCCGATGGATATTTTATCAGTCATGGGAATTGTTGAGGTTCTTAAAGATCTCAAAAAACTATTCGCTGTGCGTGATGGTCTGGTGGAAAAATGGACTGAAAATCCTGTCGATATTTTTATTGGTATTGATGCGCCTGATTTTAATTTACGTTTATCCAAAAGTTTAAAACAGAAAAATTTGCCAATAAAAACCGTGCAATATGTGAGTCCATCCGTATGGGCATGGCGTCAGGGACGTGTTCATGGCATTAAAGCCAGTATTGATTTGGTATTGTGTTTATTCCCATTTGAAAAAGCCTTTTATAAAAAATTTGATGTTGCTGCCGCATTTGTGGGGCATCCACTTGCAAGTGCATTGCCATTACAAAATCCAATTTTAGATGCAAAACAAGAATTGGGCTTGGATCTTAGTCAAAAACATATCGCGCTTTTACCAGGTAGTCGTCGTGGTGAAATCGAGCGTTTAGGACCTCTGGTTTTGAATGCTGCACAAATTATTCACAAAAAGTATCCAGATTATCAATTTCTGATTCCTGCAATTAATGATTTACGTAAGCAGCAAATTGAAGAATTATTGAAGCAATATCCAAGTGACCTAGTGTCTAATATTCACTTGTTAGAAAATACAGATAAAGAGTCAAAAATAGGTCGCCAAGTAATGAATGCTGCCAATATTGTGGCATTGGCTTCTGGTACTGCAACGCTTGAGGCGTTATTGTTGCATCGTCCGATGGTGACGTTTTATAAGCTAAATTGGTTGACGTATGTGATTGCAAAGTTATTGGTCAAAATTCCGTATTATTCTTTACCCAATATCATTGCAGGTAAAAAGGCGATTCAAGAATTGATTCAGTCTGATGCGACACCTGAAAACCTCGCCAACGAAATTGAAAAATTAATGAATCAGGAAACAGCACAAATTCAGGTGATGCAGCTAATCACCATGCATAAGAAGCTTTTAGCGGGAAATAGTGAAGATCCTGTTCAGGCGATTTTAGGTATTTTAAATTGA
- a CDS encoding MarR family winged helix-turn-helix transcriptional regulator — protein MSNEQISTHDANLYAINNRLTFRLFQLGNTLDRMSSKELGVSPVHWAVLGALSREQVREGMSFSDLTEYLGVSRQNLDGVLKRLERDQHVVRFADQVDRRAKKVMMTEEGRIFWDQLELKIYEYYRQAMDGFAFDDKVTFVHFLNKLNKGMQAVKLEANKK, from the coding sequence ATGTCAAATGAACAGATTAGCACGCATGATGCTAATTTATATGCCATCAATAACCGTTTAACCTTTAGATTATTTCAATTGGGTAATACGCTTGACCGTATGAGTAGTAAAGAACTTGGTGTTTCTCCTGTGCATTGGGCGGTATTGGGCGCTTTGTCTAGAGAGCAAGTTCGTGAGGGAATGTCGTTTTCTGACTTAACTGAATATTTAGGTGTGAGTCGTCAAAACTTAGATGGTGTGTTAAAGCGTTTAGAACGTGACCAGCATGTCGTCAGATTTGCAGATCAGGTAGATCGCCGTGCCAAGAAAGTGATGATGACAGAAGAGGGACGGATCTTCTGGGATCAACTTGAGCTAAAAATATATGAGTACTACCGTCAAGCAATGGATGGTTTTGCTTTTGATGATAAAGTAACTTTTGTGCATTTCTTAAATAAGTTAAATAAAGGTATGCAAGCCGTAAAGTTAGAAGCGAATAAAAAATAG
- a CDS encoding DUF2878 family protein gives MQNYNIRGIFLLSLVAAITATICDGYHVYTHTLSYPNPLLFNQAWWVFPSFFLAFASMAINYLQLIHALPNTIATTESQTSGSLEHLIESLILFVMVYLLSAFGNNDPSMLSIIFYSTFIIRLFFSYERIFLTIIAIILAVAGMFFEGLLSHFELVAYRHVDIFYVPWWLGGLYMHGAFALRSSMRYFVYNK, from the coding sequence ATGCAAAATTATAATATTCGAGGCATTTTCCTACTCAGCTTAGTCGCAGCTATTACAGCGACAATATGTGATGGTTATCATGTTTACACTCACACATTAAGCTATCCTAATCCTTTACTTTTCAACCAAGCCTGGTGGGTCTTTCCTAGTTTTTTTCTTGCTTTTGCTTCTATGGCAATCAACTATTTACAACTTATTCATGCTTTACCAAATACAATAGCCACTACAGAAAGTCAAACATCAGGATCTCTAGAACACTTAATTGAAAGCTTAATCCTTTTTGTAATGGTCTACTTACTCAGTGCCTTTGGTAACAATGATCCAAGCATGCTCAGCATCATTTTTTACAGTACTTTTATTATCCGTTTATTTTTCAGTTATGAACGAATTTTTTTAACCATTATTGCGATAATACTAGCTGTTGCTGGAATGTTCTTTGAAGGCTTATTATCACATTTTGAACTGGTTGCGTATCGTCATGTCGATATTTTCTATGTCCCATGGTGGCTAGGCGGTTTATATATGCATGGCGCCTTTGCTCTGAGAAGTAGTATGAGATATTTTGTGTATAACAAATAA